Proteins found in one Aneurinibacillus uraniidurans genomic segment:
- a CDS encoding GNAT family N-acetyltransferase, whose product MKPMGIHYRVCKNDEDFIEYALFFIHHRKDFSRLFSLSDALMHVLETIGTSHIILVLDQMDNTIAWMNYRYVTHEYESHSEGEVAFVDSVIMKESQRSSRLFVNGFRHLVNYIDQENHHVRTFQFHALADNVYLTRLYSKFADIIGQREGYHGTENIFSADFSRLLQYLNRTQK is encoded by the coding sequence TTGAAACCGATGGGAATCCATTACCGTGTTTGTAAAAATGACGAAGATTTTATCGAGTATGCTCTTTTTTTTATCCATCACCGAAAAGATTTCAGCCGTTTATTCTCCCTGTCCGACGCATTGATGCATGTGCTAGAAACAATCGGCACCTCTCATATTATTCTTGTGCTCGATCAAATGGACAACACAATTGCCTGGATGAACTACCGCTATGTAACACATGAGTATGAGTCGCACTCAGAAGGAGAGGTCGCTTTCGTCGATTCGGTCATTATGAAAGAATCACAGCGTAGCAGTCGCCTGTTTGTTAACGGCTTTCGTCATTTGGTGAATTATATAGACCAGGAAAATCATCATGTTCGAACGTTTCAATTTCATGCCCTGGCGGACAATGTCTATTTGACCCGACTCTATTCCAAATTCGCTGATATTATCGGGCAGCGAGAGGGATATCATGGGACGGAGAACATCTTTTCCGCTGACTTTTCCCGTCTGCTGCAATATTTAAATCGGACACAAAAGTAG